The following coding sequences are from one Candidatus Binataceae bacterium window:
- a CDS encoding alpha/beta hydrolase encodes MPEITHHFVKTNGIKMHVTESGQGTPVVMCHGFPEVWYSWRHQIKALAEAGFRAIAPDQRGYGETDCPGPIAAYSQKLIIADIIGMLDALGLRTCTIVGHDWGGMTAWNAALMYPDRIQRVIGINTPFLPRAALKPTDLMRQMAGGNFHYVLYFQTPGVAEAELERDVSRALRGFYQDPPKLDPAAMRAAPPGVFGAAGGGLLDRLPDRPYGKFLTDEDFEVFVRAFTRTGFRGGLNWYRNIDQNWEDSAGLPQRINQPALMITAELDVVLRPEMAEGMKEWVPNLRRTVLVKGAGHWTQQEKPLEVNAALVEFLADLKK; translated from the coding sequence ATGCCCGAAATCACCCATCACTTCGTAAAGACCAACGGTATCAAAATGCACGTGACTGAGTCCGGCCAGGGTACCCCGGTCGTGATGTGCCACGGCTTCCCGGAAGTCTGGTACTCGTGGCGGCATCAGATTAAAGCGCTCGCCGAGGCCGGGTTCCGTGCGATCGCACCCGACCAGCGCGGCTACGGTGAGACCGATTGTCCGGGACCGATCGCCGCGTATAGCCAGAAGCTGATCATCGCCGACATCATCGGCATGCTCGATGCGCTTGGCCTCCGCACCTGCACCATCGTGGGTCACGATTGGGGCGGGATGACCGCGTGGAACGCGGCGCTAATGTACCCCGATCGCATCCAGCGCGTCATCGGCATCAACACGCCTTTCCTGCCGCGCGCCGCGCTGAAACCGACCGACCTGATGCGGCAGATGGCCGGGGGCAATTTTCACTACGTTCTTTATTTCCAGACTCCCGGGGTTGCAGAGGCCGAACTTGAGCGCGACGTGTCGCGCGCGCTGCGCGGCTTCTACCAGGACCCGCCCAAGCTTGACCCCGCCGCAATGCGTGCTGCGCCGCCCGGCGTGTTTGGCGCAGCCGGCGGCGGCCTCCTCGACCGCCTTCCCGATCGTCCGTACGGCAAATTTCTCACCGACGAGGATTTCGAGGTCTTCGTGCGCGCGTTCACCAGAACCGGCTTTCGCGGTGGTCTCAATTGGTACCGCAATATCGACCAGAACTGGGAAGACAGCGCGGGCCTGCCACAACGCATCAATCAGCCGGCGCTGATGATTACCGCCGAGCTCGATGTAGTCCTGCGTCCGGAGATGGCCGAAGGCATGAAAGAATGGGTCCCCAACCTGCGCAGAACGGTGCTGGTCAAGGGCGCGGGGCATTGGACCCAACAGGAGAAGCCGCTCGAAGTAAACGCTGCGCTGGTGGAGTTTCTCGCGGACTTGAAGAAATAA
- a CDS encoding phytanoyl-CoA dioxygenase family protein, producing MGLELHPYNRGFEWTRVRGPFRRITQAQADSFNRRGFFVLEDALDSEMVARAVDAIRPWEAKVEASLRATPGRRMFIAEAEGISFTVHLVKRSQVLRELSAAPVFADLCCDLIGSNVRLYWDQAVYKKPEYEKPFPWHQDNGYTYIEPQAYLTCWVALTDATERNGCPWVVPGGHLRGTLRHHLTELGWVCRDEDGPEAIPAPVHAGGAVVFSSLMPHRTGPNLTREVRQAYILQYAPDGARVVESNAPCNAPDRQYFVVRGGARVAPPLL from the coding sequence ATGGGTTTGGAACTTCATCCTTATAATCGCGGGTTTGAGTGGACGCGGGTGCGAGGGCCGTTTCGGCGCATCACGCAGGCGCAGGCGGATTCCTTCAACCGGCGCGGGTTCTTCGTGTTGGAAGACGCGCTCGATTCGGAGATGGTCGCCCGCGCCGTCGACGCCATCCGGCCGTGGGAAGCGAAAGTGGAGGCGTCGCTTCGGGCTACCCCGGGCCGGCGGATGTTTATCGCCGAGGCCGAAGGAATCAGCTTCACGGTCCATCTGGTGAAGCGCTCGCAGGTGCTGCGCGAGCTTTCGGCGGCGCCGGTTTTCGCGGACCTTTGCTGCGACTTGATTGGTTCCAACGTGCGCCTTTATTGGGACCAAGCGGTCTACAAGAAGCCCGAGTATGAGAAGCCGTTCCCGTGGCATCAGGACAATGGCTACACCTATATCGAGCCGCAGGCGTATCTGACCTGTTGGGTCGCATTGACCGATGCGACGGAACGGAACGGCTGCCCGTGGGTAGTACCGGGCGGGCATCTGCGGGGAACCCTAAGGCATCACCTGACCGAGCTCGGATGGGTGTGCCGTGACGAGGATGGGCCGGAGGCTATTCCGGCGCCGGTGCACGCCGGAGGTGCGGTGGTGTTTTCTTCGCTGATGCCGCATCGAACCGGACCCAACCTCACGCGGGAGGTACGCCAGGCGTACATCCTGCAATATGCGCCCGATGGGGCGCGCGTCGTGGAATCTAACGCGCCGTGCAACGCGCCCGACCGCCAATACTTCGTGGTGCGGGGCGGCGCGCGCGTTGCGCCCCCACTGCTCTGA